The following are from one region of the Rosistilla carotiformis genome:
- a CDS encoding polysaccharide deacetylase family protein — translation MSSVHADDVGPLAPKELLALTAEATVQLQHAQEMGAIEIAPVHLPTDSAGDCNHLGWPIATMTGDTIVVMHRRIPGHKAKGAGSPDPKMSYGIVLRSDDGGKSWSPPYDLRDCMTSEDRLRGGVVPLSHRAKFDKSNKSTLGYKVHLHAIGTTRDGAVVAINNHGVFRSDDRGRTWKHFPKALRDDNFPHQIVNLGPRILDHPERGLMAFGNWFGEADTYHKLSNKLVTLTSADGGANWSVEEHDVGFPQYEPSVLMHENRFLSVTRDQTKVRSHKQMDWALNSPPTILDTNLKDPRLVDTVDFSFNPVTKRFEMVRSERHRMELWLWSMAPGDWGSGNWRRECRLLAREGTFYSTADGFHPAGAVIDVKRGVQHVFVYAGHPNGPAGVFRLTRTLDTPRLKTVLDTTPQVRTPTPLTEGGIVMTFDDRNFNDWVKALPLFDEFGVKATFFISGEIDGPARRAIQQLTEHGHAIGSHSVNHLKAVEYFETKSPEAFMQREIDPQMKAFKAAGVAPVSFAYPMSRNNAATNEKLLEAFRHLRTGKGIAAGTALREDDAFFVPAAKIAEHGCLYGQGIDYAPLRPDRTYEQLDGAFQRAAENREIIVLYAHRISESGRGHFVTPEALTRIFRKANELGLRFYTFDELP, via the coding sequence ATGTCGTCCGTCCATGCAGACGACGTTGGCCCGCTGGCGCCGAAAGAACTTCTTGCGCTCACGGCGGAAGCCACTGTCCAATTGCAGCATGCTCAGGAGATGGGGGCGATCGAGATTGCGCCGGTGCATCTGCCGACAGATTCTGCGGGTGACTGCAATCACCTGGGCTGGCCAATTGCAACGATGACCGGCGATACCATTGTGGTCATGCATCGCCGAATTCCGGGTCACAAGGCCAAGGGGGCGGGCAGCCCGGATCCGAAAATGTCTTATGGCATTGTGCTGCGAAGTGATGATGGTGGAAAGTCATGGTCGCCTCCGTATGACCTCCGCGATTGCATGACTTCGGAAGATCGTTTGCGGGGTGGAGTTGTGCCGTTGTCGCACCGAGCCAAATTTGACAAGAGCAACAAGTCAACGCTCGGGTACAAGGTTCATCTGCATGCAATCGGTACAACCCGCGACGGAGCGGTCGTGGCGATCAATAACCATGGTGTGTTCCGGTCCGACGATCGGGGCCGCACGTGGAAACACTTTCCAAAAGCGTTACGCGACGACAATTTCCCACATCAGATCGTGAACCTTGGGCCCCGGATTCTGGATCATCCCGAGCGTGGGCTGATGGCATTTGGCAACTGGTTCGGAGAAGCAGATACCTACCACAAGCTCAGCAACAAATTGGTGACGCTGACGTCCGCGGATGGAGGAGCCAACTGGTCGGTTGAAGAACACGACGTTGGGTTTCCCCAGTACGAACCGTCGGTCCTGATGCACGAAAACCGCTTCCTGTCGGTTACTCGCGACCAAACAAAGGTCCGATCCCACAAGCAGATGGACTGGGCACTGAACAGTCCTCCCACGATCCTGGATACCAATCTGAAAGATCCACGATTGGTAGATACTGTCGACTTCAGTTTCAATCCGGTCACGAAGCGATTCGAAATGGTTCGATCCGAACGGCATCGGATGGAACTATGGCTATGGAGCATGGCGCCAGGCGATTGGGGCAGCGGGAATTGGCGACGCGAATGTCGCCTGCTGGCCAGAGAGGGAACGTTTTATTCAACCGCTGACGGCTTTCATCCGGCCGGAGCTGTGATCGATGTCAAACGCGGCGTGCAACACGTGTTCGTCTATGCCGGCCACCCCAACGGCCCGGCCGGCGTTTTTCGGCTCACCCGCACCTTGGATACCCCGAGACTCAAAACCGTGCTCGACACGACGCCTCAGGTCCGCACACCCACGCCGTTAACCGAAGGCGGTATTGTGATGACCTTCGACGACCGCAATTTCAACGACTGGGTGAAGGCGTTACCATTGTTCGATGAATTTGGCGTCAAAGCGACGTTTTTCATCAGTGGAGAGATTGACGGCCCCGCGCGGCGGGCCATCCAACAACTCACCGAACATGGACATGCCATTGGATCTCACAGTGTCAATCACTTGAAAGCGGTTGAGTACTTTGAGACGAAATCGCCGGAAGCATTTATGCAACGCGAAATCGATCCACAGATGAAAGCGTTCAAGGCGGCGGGCGTTGCGCCGGTGTCGTTTGCGTACCCCATGAGCCGCAACAACGCCGCAACCAACGAGAAGCTGCTGGAAGCGTTTCGGCACCTGCGGACGGGCAAAGGCATTGCGGCTGGCACAGCACTCCGTGAAGACGACGCCTTTTTTGTGCCGGCGGCGAAGATCGCTGAACACGGTTGCCTGTACGGCCAGGGAATCGACTATGCTCCGCTGCGACCGGACCGCACGTACGAACAGCTTGACGGAGCGTTTCAGCGGGCTGCGGAGAACCGAGAAATCATCGTGTTATACGCACACCGGATCAGCGAATCGGGCAGAGGCCATTTTGTAACTCCCGAAGCACTAACCCGCATCTTCCGCAAAGCCAATGAACTGGGACTAAGGTTCTACACGTTTGACGAACTTCCGTAG
- a CDS encoding outer membrane protein assembly factor BamB family protein produces MSIALLALAGCSSKKVPVEEISGRVDQDDTAAAPIVVSEADWNSWRGPSGNGIAADQEVPMRWSETENVIWKAKVPGRGHASPTVVGDQVFLASADERAETQFVVALDRSSGQQRWQTQVNQGGFTREVHAKGTQANSTLACDGEHVFAAFLHHDAIHVTALSIDGEIAWQTTVGAFNSKFGYAPSPLIYKASVIIAADNRGGGYIAALDRSTGEPIWRKRRGAVSTYSSPIVGHVDGKDQLLITGGDAVTSYDPATGEENWSVPGTSEATCGTVVWDANHVYASGGYPDSHTLCIRVDGDATEVWSNRTKLYEPSMLVSDGFLYAVSDQGIGFRWDAETGAQMWKKRLGGNFSSALVLAGDKLFATADDGTCTVFAADSSDYIELAKNRLGTDAYATPTICGGRIYFRVGQGDGPQRQEMLYCIGEPHEN; encoded by the coding sequence ATGTCGATTGCGTTGCTCGCGCTGGCGGGCTGTTCTTCCAAAAAGGTGCCAGTCGAAGAGATCTCCGGTCGCGTCGATCAAGACGATACCGCCGCCGCGCCGATCGTCGTATCGGAAGCGGATTGGAACAGCTGGCGCGGCCCCAGTGGCAATGGGATCGCCGCCGATCAAGAGGTGCCGATGCGGTGGAGCGAAACCGAAAACGTGATCTGGAAGGCAAAGGTTCCCGGCCGCGGCCATGCGTCCCCCACGGTCGTTGGCGATCAGGTCTTCTTGGCTTCCGCCGACGAACGGGCCGAGACTCAGTTTGTCGTCGCGTTGGATCGATCCAGCGGTCAGCAACGCTGGCAGACGCAAGTCAATCAGGGTGGTTTCACGCGAGAGGTTCATGCCAAGGGGACGCAAGCCAACAGCACGCTAGCGTGTGATGGCGAACACGTTTTTGCAGCCTTCTTGCACCACGATGCGATTCACGTGACCGCACTTTCCATCGACGGCGAAATCGCGTGGCAAACGACGGTCGGCGCCTTCAACTCAAAATTCGGATACGCACCGTCGCCATTGATCTACAAGGCCTCGGTGATCATCGCCGCCGATAATCGCGGCGGAGGCTACATCGCGGCGTTGGATCGATCGACGGGCGAACCGATCTGGCGGAAACGCCGCGGCGCCGTCTCGACCTACTCTTCGCCGATCGTTGGTCATGTCGATGGCAAGGATCAATTGCTGATCACCGGCGGCGATGCCGTGACCAGCTACGACCCGGCCACCGGCGAAGAAAACTGGTCGGTCCCCGGAACCAGCGAAGCGACTTGCGGCACGGTGGTCTGGGACGCAAATCATGTCTACGCCAGCGGCGGCTATCCCGATTCGCACACGCTGTGCATCCGCGTCGATGGAGATGCGACCGAAGTCTGGAGCAACCGAACCAAGCTTTACGAACCTTCGATGCTGGTCAGCGATGGCTTCTTGTATGCCGTCAGCGATCAAGGGATCGGGTTTCGCTGGGACGCTGAAACGGGAGCTCAGATGTGGAAGAAGCGACTGGGAGGCAATTTCAGCAGCGCCCTTGTGCTCGCTGGTGACAAATTATTTGCCACCGCCGACGACGGCACCTGTACCGTTTTTGCAGCCGACAGTTCGGACTATATCGAACTCGCCAAGAATCGACTGGGCACCGACGCCTACGCAACACCCACGATCTGCGGCGGTCGGATCTACTTCCGCGTCGGCCAAGGCGACGGCCCCCAGCGACAAGAAATGCTCTACTGCATCGGCGAGCCCCACGAAAATTGA
- a CDS encoding DUF1549 domain-containing protein produces the protein MFLPCRYFIGTFLTASVLMMHASRAAEPSEGSGDLFPVAKINDFVSQAWEERGVQPAARCDDRQFVRRVYLDLAGRVPTIEEADAFANDPQTDKRAALVDRLLASEDYPQHFADLFDALLMGRTNEGKYKQRANSGWRKYLEDVFRNNRPWDEVAAEVLLARPEDKAKRGSVWFLYERNDQHQAIAEAVAPAFFGIRIECAQCHDHMVVNEIEQAHYWGLVAFFNRSKNAKTKEGLRVAESAIGGFSDFANLEGDSTPNLLTFLGASTVDEPRPAGDAKQEDSDDLYVATSAEPANRIPKFSRRQRFVEDVLRDHPLLARSMVNRLWAIMLGRGIVHPFDEMDSVHPPSHPELLDWLAAEFAESNYDIRSLVRSLALSDAYQLDSRQPVGVDDPASFAWYLERRLTGEQLARSIQLIAEGKFTNDAELIKQFRQQISDVLPDETVVGVDDTLFLTNGPGLDHYLRSSRDKAGLLAELNGIESHRQRAERLFQSVFLRAPDVDETEAVVDYLNARNDDLPAALQQVLWSMINSAEFQFNH, from the coding sequence ATGTTCCTACCTTGCCGCTATTTCATAGGTACGTTTCTTACGGCCAGCGTGCTGATGATGCACGCAAGTCGTGCCGCGGAACCCTCCGAGGGTTCGGGCGACCTGTTCCCCGTCGCGAAAATCAACGACTTCGTTTCCCAAGCTTGGGAGGAGCGTGGCGTGCAACCTGCCGCGCGTTGTGATGATCGCCAGTTCGTCCGCCGCGTCTATTTGGACTTGGCTGGTCGCGTTCCCACGATCGAAGAAGCCGATGCGTTTGCGAACGACCCCCAGACGGACAAGCGGGCTGCGTTGGTCGATCGGTTGTTGGCGAGCGAAGATTATCCGCAGCACTTCGCCGATCTGTTCGATGCGCTGTTGATGGGGCGAACCAACGAAGGCAAATACAAACAGCGGGCTAACTCGGGCTGGCGGAAGTATCTGGAAGATGTCTTTCGTAACAACCGTCCCTGGGACGAAGTCGCTGCGGAAGTGCTGTTGGCCCGCCCCGAAGACAAAGCGAAGCGGGGATCTGTGTGGTTTCTGTATGAACGCAACGACCAGCATCAAGCGATTGCCGAAGCGGTCGCTCCCGCCTTCTTCGGAATTCGGATCGAATGCGCCCAGTGTCACGATCACATGGTCGTCAACGAAATCGAGCAGGCGCACTACTGGGGATTGGTCGCATTTTTTAATCGCAGCAAAAATGCCAAGACCAAGGAGGGGCTGCGCGTTGCCGAATCGGCCATCGGTGGTTTCTCCGACTTCGCCAACCTCGAAGGGGACAGCACTCCCAACCTGTTGACCTTTCTCGGAGCTTCGACGGTCGACGAGCCACGCCCGGCGGGAGACGCCAAGCAGGAAGACAGCGACGATTTGTACGTTGCGACAAGCGCGGAACCCGCCAATCGGATCCCCAAGTTTTCGCGGCGCCAGCGATTTGTCGAAGACGTGTTGCGCGATCACCCACTGTTGGCGAGGTCGATGGTCAATCGATTGTGGGCGATCATGTTGGGGCGTGGCATCGTCCATCCGTTTGACGAGATGGACAGCGTCCATCCTCCCAGTCATCCCGAATTGCTCGACTGGTTGGCGGCCGAATTTGCCGAAAGCAACTACGACATTCGCAGCCTGGTCCGCAGCCTTGCGCTCAGCGATGCCTATCAACTCGATTCGCGGCAACCGGTGGGAGTCGACGATCCGGCAAGTTTCGCTTGGTACCTCGAGCGGCGACTCACCGGAGAACAGCTCGCCCGTTCGATCCAGTTGATCGCCGAGGGAAAGTTCACCAACGACGCGGAGTTGATCAAACAGTTCCGCCAACAGATCTCCGACGTCCTGCCGGACGAAACCGTTGTTGGCGTCGACGACACGTTGTTTCTGACCAATGGTCCCGGACTGGATCACTATCTGCGAAGCAGTCGCGACAAGGCGGGGTTGCTGGCGGAACTGAACGGCATTGAATCGCACCGCCAACGGGCCGAGCGTTTGTTTCAGAGTGTTTTCCTGCGGGCTCCCGACGTCGACGAAACCGAGGCCGTCGTCGACTATCTGAATGCGAGGAACGATGACCTTCCCGCCGCTCTACAACAGGTGTTGTGGTCGATGATCAATAGCGCCGAATTTCAATTCAATCATTGA
- a CDS encoding DUF1501 domain-containing protein, with translation MKHTHKTCGSPEHLLHRRLFLQGTMAASAASVASFNGLFSVPALADETKRQGKKCILLWLCGAPSQFETWDPKPGTPFSGPFGAIPTNLPGVQISSLMPKCAGIMDKLAVIRSMSTEPGEHFQGIDVLTRGDKPRQPFIRPILGSVVAEQLGHLDSPVPQFILLDPCPEGNEFKGFKAGNWAGWLGAQYGPVRAGGEYSIPNLNKLDTISDIDHQDREALRSFFSKKYENDRRSQAAGSLNAAFDRVKGLMSCAPLFDLNSLPETDRQRYGAGAFAQHALQARHLIENGSTFVMVANGMPWDNHVFQHEMHQMLVPELDNVLYQLVTDLEDRGMLEDTLVIAMGEFGRSPWLNEARGRDHYPKAWSMAMAGGGIRGGVVHGATDPLGHEVAEDAVDNRQLFATIFAALGIDPHEEYDLPDLPTFLRVEDGVAPIQQLLV, from the coding sequence ATGAAACATACACACAAAACCTGCGGCAGTCCCGAGCACTTGTTGCATCGTCGTTTGTTCCTGCAGGGGACGATGGCGGCCAGCGCAGCGTCGGTCGCCAGCTTCAACGGCCTGTTCTCGGTCCCCGCGCTTGCCGATGAAACGAAACGCCAGGGCAAGAAGTGTATTCTTCTGTGGCTGTGCGGTGCCCCCAGCCAGTTCGAGACCTGGGATCCCAAACCAGGGACTCCGTTCAGTGGTCCCTTCGGCGCGATCCCGACTAATCTGCCCGGAGTGCAGATCAGTTCGTTGATGCCGAAGTGCGCGGGGATCATGGACAAGTTGGCGGTGATCCGCAGCATGAGCACCGAACCGGGCGAACACTTTCAAGGGATCGATGTGCTGACACGAGGCGACAAGCCGCGGCAGCCGTTTATTCGTCCGATCCTAGGTTCGGTGGTGGCGGAGCAGTTGGGGCATCTGGACAGTCCAGTTCCGCAGTTCATTCTGTTGGACCCATGTCCGGAGGGGAACGAATTCAAAGGCTTCAAGGCGGGGAACTGGGCCGGTTGGTTGGGAGCACAATATGGTCCGGTGCGAGCTGGCGGCGAATATTCGATTCCCAATTTGAACAAGCTTGACACGATCTCCGACATCGACCACCAGGATCGCGAGGCGCTGCGAAGTTTCTTCAGCAAGAAATACGAAAACGATCGCCGCAGCCAAGCCGCGGGTTCGCTGAACGCGGCCTTCGATCGGGTCAAAGGGTTGATGAGTTGTGCGCCGTTGTTCGATCTAAATTCTTTGCCGGAAACGGATCGCCAGCGTTACGGCGCCGGGGCGTTTGCACAGCACGCGTTGCAGGCGCGGCACTTGATCGAAAACGGATCGACGTTTGTGATGGTCGCCAACGGAATGCCTTGGGACAACCATGTCTTCCAGCACGAGATGCATCAGATGCTGGTCCCCGAACTGGATAACGTCCTGTACCAATTGGTGACCGATCTGGAGGATCGAGGAATGTTGGAAGATACGCTGGTGATCGCGATGGGAGAGTTTGGTCGGTCGCCTTGGTTGAACGAAGCCCGCGGGCGCGATCACTATCCCAAAGCGTGGAGCATGGCGATGGCAGGGGGCGGAATTCGTGGCGGGGTCGTGCATGGTGCAACCGATCCGCTGGGACATGAGGTGGCCGAAGATGCAGTCGACAACCGGCAACTGTTTGCCACGATCTTCGCAGCCTTGGGTATCGATCCGCACGAGGAGTACGACCTTCCCGACCTGCCGACATTTTTACGTGTCGAAGACGGGGTCGCCCCGATTCAACAACTGTTGGTTTAG
- a CDS encoding WD40 repeat domain-containing protein, which yields MKSITLKEKHRHKLPMGILSMALLPDGVGLVAGCMDGVYLTSIDKSREPKLLYSHDNYVSSVVSIGGDTIVSAGYDGTARWFDLAEQKVTDSVKLHDFWSWDMTASPDGKHLASVTGQYLAGGYKYEPQEESEPSIRVVDVASKQIIHSLPHVPSVQSVAISPDNQFVAAGNLMGEVRIYRIADGELVSQWTTSDFTSWGIIKSHCYLGGIFAMQFSRDGKHLLLAGMGPMRDPMAGNGKQLWQKWDWQAAEPKMIDQTHEGDAGEGLMETLAVHPSGDMFAMGGRLRGGDWNVALFDMQTGDRMAILKLGFRATEATFTPDGKHLVIVGTQGQPSKPKGDGFPDFGRVEVFAIESEAT from the coding sequence ATGAAATCAATCACACTCAAAGAAAAGCATCGCCACAAACTGCCGATGGGCATCTTGTCGATGGCGTTATTGCCCGACGGCGTGGGACTTGTGGCGGGGTGCATGGATGGTGTCTACCTGACCTCGATCGATAAATCCCGCGAACCCAAACTGCTCTACTCTCACGACAATTACGTCAGCAGCGTCGTTTCGATCGGTGGCGATACGATCGTCTCCGCCGGATACGATGGGACCGCACGCTGGTTCGATCTTGCGGAACAGAAGGTCACCGATTCGGTCAAGCTGCACGACTTCTGGTCCTGGGACATGACCGCCTCGCCCGATGGTAAGCACCTCGCCTCGGTCACCGGTCAGTATCTTGCTGGCGGCTACAAATACGAACCGCAGGAAGAATCGGAGCCTTCGATTCGCGTGGTCGATGTCGCATCGAAGCAGATCATCCACAGCCTGCCTCATGTGCCATCGGTCCAATCGGTTGCGATCAGTCCCGACAATCAATTCGTCGCTGCCGGAAATTTGATGGGCGAGGTCCGAATCTATCGCATCGCGGATGGCGAATTGGTCTCCCAGTGGACGACATCCGATTTCACCAGCTGGGGCATCATCAAGAGTCATTGTTATCTGGGCGGGATCTTTGCGATGCAATTCAGCCGCGACGGCAAGCATCTGCTGCTGGCGGGAATGGGGCCGATGCGGGATCCGATGGCGGGCAATGGCAAACAATTGTGGCAGAAGTGGGACTGGCAGGCGGCCGAGCCGAAGATGATCGATCAAACGCACGAGGGAGACGCCGGCGAAGGACTGATGGAAACCTTGGCGGTTCATCCATCGGGCGACATGTTTGCGATGGGAGGCCGCTTGCGTGGCGGCGATTGGAACGTCGCCCTGTTCGACATGCAGACCGGCGATCGCATGGCGATTCTGAAACTAGGGTTCCGCGCCACCGAAGCGACTTTCACTCCCGATGGCAAGCACTTGGTGATCGTAGGGACGCAGGGGCAGCCCTCCAAACCCAAAGGCGATGGCTTTCCTGATTTTGGACGCGTCGAAGTCTTTGCGATCGAAAGCGAAGCCACGTAA
- a CDS encoding DUF1028 domain-containing protein, which translates to MRNCLLLCCCLIALCSPTVTSVAAQSPLENVPPVATYSIVAFDPQTQELGVAVQSKIPAVGAIVPWVRAGVGAIATQSFSNTQYGPDGLSLLAEGKTAAEAIEILTNGDSGRGRRQIGIVDATGNAATFTGEGCMAWAGGKTGRHYAVQGNILVSEEVVDAIAAGFEQSQGELATRLIDALQAGQAAGGEKRGMQSAALYIAREGWGYAGLNDRYRDIRVDDHADPITELRRVYQLHKQLFPTPQ; encoded by the coding sequence GTGAGAAACTGTCTCCTGCTGTGTTGCTGTCTGATCGCTCTCTGCTCGCCGACGGTTACAAGCGTCGCGGCCCAGTCGCCGTTGGAAAACGTGCCGCCGGTGGCGACTTATTCGATCGTCGCCTTCGACCCACAGACGCAGGAGTTGGGGGTGGCGGTGCAGTCGAAAATTCCTGCGGTCGGCGCGATCGTGCCGTGGGTTAGAGCGGGCGTTGGCGCGATCGCGACGCAATCGTTTTCGAACACTCAGTACGGCCCCGACGGTTTGTCGCTGTTGGCCGAGGGGAAGACGGCTGCCGAGGCGATCGAGATCTTGACGAACGGCGATTCCGGTCGCGGGCGACGCCAGATTGGAATCGTCGATGCCACTGGCAACGCCGCCACGTTTACTGGCGAAGGTTGCATGGCGTGGGCCGGCGGCAAAACGGGCCGACACTATGCAGTCCAAGGAAACATCTTGGTTTCCGAAGAAGTGGTCGATGCGATCGCAGCGGGCTTTGAACAATCGCAAGGCGAATTGGCGACGCGATTGATCGACGCACTCCAAGCCGGCCAAGCAGCTGGCGGCGAGAAGCGGGGAATGCAATCGGCGGCGTTATACATCGCTCGCGAAGGTTGGGGATACGCCGGTCTGAACGATCGCTACCGCGACATCCGCGTCGACGACCACGCCGATCCGATCACGGAGCTGCGGCGAGTGTATCAGTTGCACAAGCAGCTGTTTCCAACGCCGCAGTAA